A single genomic interval of Odontesthes bonariensis isolate fOdoBon6 chromosome 3, fOdoBon6.hap1, whole genome shotgun sequence harbors:
- the abhd14b gene encoding putative protein-lysine deacylase ABHD14B: MSAVKMTEGSVQLEICKAPLFYRQCEPATGEAKMSVLLLHGIRFSSENWLNIGTLETLAKAGCRAVAIDLPELGRSKSAKAPAAVGELAPAGFLKEVCEQLSLNPVVVISPSLSGMYSLPFLLQHQALIQAYVPVAPICTEKFTAEQYQSVKVPTLIVYGDQDTQLGEASLRNLSNLANHSVVVMKGAGHPCYLDDPDTWHKALIDFLHQL, from the exons ATGTCAGCTGTTAAGATGACGGAGGGGAGTGTGCAACTGGAGATCTGCAAAGCGCCGCTTTTCTATAGACAATGTGAACCTGCCACAGGAGAAGCAAAGATGTCAGTCCTGCTTCTTCACGGCATCCGGTTCTCTTCAGAAAACTGGCTTAACATCGGCACTCTGGAGACTCTGGCCAAAGCCGGCTGCCGTGCGGTCGCCATTGACCTTCCAG AACTTGGTCGGTCCAAGTCAGCCAAGGCCCCGGCAGCAGTGGGGGAACTAGCCCCTGCGGGTTTCCTTAAGGAGGTTTGTGAGCAGCTGAGTCTAAACCCAGTGGTGGTGATCAGCCCGTCCCTCAGTGGGATGTATTCCCTCCCTTTCCTCCTGCAGCACCAGGCTCTGATACAAGCGTACGTCCCCGTAGCTCCCATCTGCACTGAAAAATTCACAGCGGAGCAGTACCAGAGTGTAAAG GTCCCAACACTGATCGTTTATGGCGACCAGGACACTCAGCTCGGTGAGGCGTCGCTCCGTAACCTGAGCAATCTGGCCAATCACAGCGTGGTGGTGATGAAGGGAGCGGGTCACCCCTGTTACCTGGATGACCCAGACACTTGGCACAAAGCTCTTATAGACTTCCTTCACCAACTGTGA